The Anoplolepis gracilipes chromosome 17, ASM4749672v1, whole genome shotgun sequence genome window below encodes:
- the LOC140675348 gene encoding uncharacterized protein encodes MEERNTARLAVIEVVRQIKAIELKVALQKIEAVFMHDGSHGAPPETRLPLGRDTLLSMGPSFKYLGLQIDGTWRFREHFALLTPKVVKASATLGNLLPILGRSGGVVRRLWCGTVQAMTLYGAPVWAERVMGDRVLRETLRRIQRPMALRAARTYLTVSYRAVTILAGLPS; translated from the coding sequence ATGGAGGAGCGCAACACGGCGAGACTGGCGGTGATAGAGGTGGTGCGCCAAATAAAGGCGATCGAGCTGAAGGTCGCGCTCCAAAAAATCGAGGCCGTGTTCATGCACGACGGCTCTCATGGGGCACCACCGGAAACCCGACTGCCTCTGGGAAGAGACACCCTGCTATCTATGGGGCCGAGTTTTAAATATCTCGGCCTCCAGATAGACGGCACCTGGAGGTTCAGGGAGCACTTTGCTCTCCTGACCCCCAAAGTGGTCAAGGCCTCTGCGACGTTGGGCAATCTCCTGCCCATTCTCGGACGGTCTGGAGGCGTCGTCAGACGCCTCTGGTGCGGGACGGTCCAGGCCATGACCCTATATGGGGCCCCGGTCTGGGCCGAGAGGGTCATGGGAGATCGCGTATTGCGCGAAACGCTTAGAAGAATTCAACGTCCCATGGCCCTACGGGCGGCGCGGACATACCTCACCGTCTCGTACAGGGCGGTCACGATCCTGGCCGGCCTGCCCTCATAG